From the Nocardiopsis changdeensis genome, one window contains:
- a CDS encoding cytochrome P450 — protein MSADDPFRWRKAPDTPVPASGGPPPPSPDHADAPRLYGDGVRRDVPGLYARLRALGPVAPVLLERDVPAWFVSGVRELRQVMGRPEWFSRDHRRWNLWDRVGADHPVLEHVLCAPVPFGEDGGDRADAVGDALAAVDGTDLRDLAVRVCLERIDAFAAAGSADLVADYARHVPARVFARLCAPGDDPSPFADLVAAADPGPGAVPARRRLHARLTELLLDRRRLPRADPLSLLAARRTPADPGEPALDLLLALVHGQATTGDWIAGALRLALAGDGPAAALAAGRTTVPGFLEETLWRDTPARNTAGRWAVQDCDLGGRRIRRGDLLVLGLAAAGRDAPRTARERPRVFFGHGERGCPHPAPGVAAAIAAAAVETALEHLPDLRAVPSGPDRGPSPWAGGPDRLPVAFTPRPR, from the coding sequence GTGAGCGCGGACGACCCGTTCCGGTGGCGGAAGGCGCCCGACACCCCGGTCCCGGCGAGCGGCGGCCCGCCGCCGCCCTCTCCCGACCACGCCGACGCGCCCCGCCTGTACGGGGACGGGGTCCGCCGCGACGTCCCGGGCCTGTACGCCCGCCTGCGCGCGCTCGGCCCGGTCGCCCCGGTCCTGCTGGAGCGGGACGTCCCCGCCTGGTTCGTCTCCGGCGTGCGCGAGCTGCGGCAGGTGATGGGGCGGCCCGAATGGTTCTCCCGGGACCACCGCCGGTGGAACCTCTGGGACCGGGTCGGCGCCGACCACCCGGTACTCGAACACGTGCTGTGCGCGCCGGTGCCGTTCGGCGAGGACGGCGGGGACCGGGCCGACGCGGTCGGCGACGCCCTGGCCGCCGTCGACGGGACCGACCTGCGCGACCTGGCGGTGCGGGTCTGCCTGGAGCGCATCGACGCCTTCGCCGCCGCGGGGAGTGCCGACCTGGTCGCCGACTACGCCCGGCACGTCCCGGCGCGCGTGTTCGCCCGCCTGTGCGCTCCGGGGGACGACCCGTCCCCGTTCGCGGACCTGGTCGCCGCGGCGGACCCCGGTCCGGGGGCCGTCCCGGCCCGCCGCCGCCTGCACGCCCGCCTCACGGAGCTGCTGCTGGACCGCCGCCGCCTGCCGCGCGCCGACCCGCTCTCCCTGCTGGCCGCCCGCCGGACGCCGGCGGACCCGGGGGAGCCCGCCCTGGACCTGCTCCTGGCGCTGGTCCACGGCCAGGCCACCACCGGCGACTGGATCGCCGGCGCCCTGCGCCTGGCCCTGGCCGGCGACGGCCCGGCGGCGGCGCTGGCCGCGGGGCGGACCACTGTCCCGGGGTTCCTCGAGGAAACACTGTGGCGGGACACCCCCGCCCGCAACACGGCGGGCCGCTGGGCGGTGCAGGACTGCGACCTGGGCGGCCGCCGGATCCGCCGCGGCGACCTGCTCGTGCTGGGGCTGGCTGCGGCGGGCCGCGACGCGCCGCGCACCGCGCGGGAGCGGCCCCGGGTCTTCTTCGGCCACGGGGAGCGCGGCTGTCCGCACCCCGCGCCCGGGGTCGCGGCGGCGATCGCCGCCGCCGCGGTGGAGACCGCTCTGGAGCACCTGCCGGACCTGCGGGCGGTCCCGTCCGGACCGGACCGCGGGCCCTCACCGTGGGCGGGCGGCCCGGACCGCCTCCCGGTGGCCTTCACACCCCGCCCGCGGTGA
- a CDS encoding CU044_5270 family protein codes for MIQEDILDTVSALEPPALRERAEELSRANREQVLARARAAGGRRAFLRAAADRRWRLPVTVGALATAAAVAAGLFVYSPERLVVPGEPGGADVQNSGTEAPAYADARELLAAAAEAAAAQEEEQGGFWYVRTRNHRPAGPLDYGQAEYTALQTFTEEEWVELGGGFRTLNNLNLRTETTFPSEADERAWEEAGSPELDHTTPMSTAYRGEGVNMLNLRVSELPRLPGDAEGLEVLLREQWTAEVERGGEPGQGTEEHFDAYLREAFADLATSPVRGDTRGALFTVAAGLEGIRLVGPAEDPLGRAGYKVAVPYALAPQDEELTTYWIIDPGTGTLLSEHRAGGEVWVAYEEAGFVQEIGEPAVPVDYQDLRGE; via the coding sequence ATGATCCAGGAAGACATCCTCGACACCGTGTCCGCGCTGGAGCCCCCGGCCCTGCGCGAGCGCGCCGAAGAACTGAGCCGGGCGAACCGGGAACAGGTCCTGGCGCGGGCCCGGGCCGCGGGCGGCCGGCGCGCGTTCCTGCGTGCCGCCGCCGACCGCCGCTGGCGGCTCCCGGTGACGGTGGGCGCGCTGGCCACCGCCGCCGCGGTCGCCGCCGGACTCTTCGTGTACTCCCCGGAACGGCTCGTGGTCCCCGGTGAGCCGGGCGGCGCCGACGTGCAGAACAGCGGCACGGAGGCCCCCGCCTACGCGGACGCGCGGGAGCTGCTCGCGGCCGCCGCCGAGGCGGCCGCGGCGCAGGAGGAGGAGCAGGGCGGCTTCTGGTACGTGCGCACCCGCAACCACCGCCCGGCGGGCCCGCTGGACTACGGCCAGGCCGAGTACACCGCCCTCCAGACCTTCACCGAGGAGGAGTGGGTCGAGTTGGGCGGCGGGTTCCGGACACTGAACAACCTCAACCTCCGCACGGAGACCACCTTCCCCAGCGAGGCGGACGAGAGGGCGTGGGAGGAGGCCGGGTCCCCCGAATTGGACCACACCACCCCGATGAGCACCGCGTACCGGGGCGAGGGCGTCAACATGCTGAACCTGAGGGTCTCCGAGCTGCCGCGGCTCCCCGGGGACGCGGAGGGGCTGGAGGTCCTGCTGCGTGAGCAGTGGACGGCGGAGGTGGAACGGGGAGGCGAGCCCGGGCAGGGGACGGAGGAGCACTTCGACGCCTACCTGAGGGAGGCCTTCGCCGACCTGGCCACCTCCCCGGTGCGCGGCGACACCCGTGGGGCGCTCTTCACCGTGGCGGCGGGGCTGGAGGGGATCCGGCTGGTCGGGCCGGCCGAGGACCCGCTCGGGCGGGCGGGCTACAAGGTGGCGGTCCCCTACGCGCTCGCCCCCCAGGACGAGGAGCTGACGACCTACTGGATCATCGACCCCGGGACCGGCACCCTGCTGAGCGAGCACCGCGCCGGCGGCGAGGTCTGGGTGGCCTACGAGGAGGCCGGTTTCGTCCAGGAGATCGGCGAGCCGGCGGTGCCCGTCGACTACCAGGACCTGCGCGGGGAGTGA
- a CDS encoding RNA polymerase sigma factor → MRTDRADAPPTDRLADLYDRYHARILAFCLLRADETVAEEVASETFVIAWRKLSALPDPPLPWLLGVARNLLRKQYGARMRRETLLRRLAELADRRDEQEWDVAERFVLRESAVRALSELSEKHVEALTLVAWNGLSPAEAGRVVGCSAGTFSVRLHRARRALLKELEALEGSAARRGRGRGSPDPRPPGPRTPDHTIVRTVHQEAR, encoded by the coding sequence ATGAGGACCGACAGGGCCGATGCCCCGCCCACCGACCGGTTGGCGGATCTCTACGACCGATATCACGCCAGGATCCTGGCGTTCTGTCTCCTGCGCGCGGACGAGACGGTGGCCGAGGAGGTGGCCAGTGAGACGTTCGTGATCGCCTGGCGCAAGCTGTCCGCCCTCCCGGACCCGCCGCTGCCCTGGCTGTTGGGCGTGGCCCGCAACCTGCTGCGCAAGCAGTACGGCGCCCGGATGCGCCGGGAGACCCTGCTGCGGCGGCTGGCCGAGCTGGCCGACCGGCGCGACGAGCAGGAGTGGGACGTCGCCGAGCGGTTCGTGTTGCGCGAGAGCGCCGTCCGGGCCCTGAGCGAGCTGTCCGAGAAGCACGTGGAGGCGCTGACCCTCGTCGCCTGGAACGGGCTCTCCCCCGCCGAGGCGGGACGGGTGGTGGGCTGCTCGGCCGGGACCTTCTCGGTCCGCCTGCACCGCGCCCGCCGCGCACTGCTCAAGGAACTGGAGGCCCTGGAGGGCTCCGCGGCCCGCCGGGGGCGGGGGCGCGGCTCCCCCGATCCGCGGCCGCCCGGCCCCCGCACCCCCGACCACACCATCGTCCGCACCGTGCACCAGGAGGCCCGATGA
- a CDS encoding alpha/beta fold hydrolase, with protein sequence MDMAHRDIRVNGVRLHIAEQGSGPLVLLLHGFPEGWYSWRYQLTALAEAGYRVVAPDQRGYGRSDRPKEVSDYSLPHLVGDVVALIDALGEERAVVVGHDWGAPVAWATALMRPDLVRGVVGLSVPPAPPAMMPPPSVTRKLYGEGYYQVYFQEPGRADAEMAADPVRFLRRLLAGGSGDKPGVDEPGLWMIPEGTTAVDSLPEPETLPGWLTEDAVRFFAREHALHKEHAYTGPLNWYRNIEANQGLMSPFRGRTIDVPGLYMVGTMDLVLAMRGVPELRAALTSIVPDLRGDVTLPGCGHWTQQERPEEVNAALLEFLAGLD encoded by the coding sequence GTGGACATGGCGCACAGGGACATCCGGGTCAACGGAGTCCGACTGCACATCGCGGAGCAGGGGAGCGGGCCGCTGGTCCTGCTCCTGCACGGGTTCCCCGAGGGCTGGTACTCCTGGCGGTACCAGCTCACGGCCCTGGCCGAGGCCGGATACCGGGTCGTCGCCCCCGACCAGCGCGGGTACGGCCGCAGCGACCGCCCGAAGGAGGTGTCGGACTACTCGCTGCCGCACCTGGTGGGCGACGTGGTCGCGCTCATCGACGCGCTGGGGGAGGAGCGGGCCGTCGTGGTGGGCCACGACTGGGGCGCCCCGGTCGCCTGGGCCACCGCGCTCATGCGCCCGGACCTGGTGCGCGGGGTGGTCGGCCTGAGCGTGCCGCCGGCGCCCCCGGCGATGATGCCGCCGCCCTCGGTGACGCGGAAGCTCTACGGCGAGGGCTACTACCAGGTCTACTTCCAGGAGCCGGGCCGGGCCGACGCGGAGATGGCCGCCGACCCGGTCCGGTTCCTGCGGCGGCTCCTGGCGGGTGGCTCCGGCGACAAGCCCGGCGTCGACGAGCCCGGGCTGTGGATGATCCCCGAGGGGACGACGGCCGTGGACAGCCTGCCCGAACCGGAGACGCTGCCCGGCTGGCTCACCGAGGACGCCGTGCGGTTCTTCGCCCGCGAGCACGCCCTGCACAAGGAGCACGCCTACACCGGGCCGCTGAACTGGTACCGCAACATCGAGGCCAACCAGGGGCTGATGTCCCCCTTCCGAGGGCGCACCATCGACGTGCCCGGGCTGTACATGGTGGGCACGATGGACCTGGTCCTGGCCATGCGCGGGGTCCCGGAGCTGCGTGCGGCGCTCACCTCGATCGTCCCGGACCTGCGGGGGGACGTCACCCTGCCGGGCTGCGGCCACTGGACGCAGCAGGAACGGCCGGAGGAGGTCAACGCGGCCCTGCTGGAGTTCCTCGCCGGGCTCGACTGA
- a CDS encoding NAD-dependent protein deacetylase, whose protein sequence is MTNALATTDPATAADRIRRVLGDGPVLALTGAGISTDSGIPDYRGPGSPPRTPMTYQQFVGDPAFRRHYWARNHVGWRHVHRTRPNDGHRALARLEAAGVVSAVITQNVDTLHEAAGSRSVIDLHGRYDRVVCLECAAVIPRDRLAERLTALNPGFTGGVDDVEIAPDADAALSATEGFRVADCADCGGMLKPDIVYFGENVPPARVRRGYRLVEEAAALLVVGSSLTVLSGRRFVKAAADRHLPIVIVNRGATRGDALADLTVDAGCSEVLTALADSYTG, encoded by the coding sequence GTGACGAACGCACTCGCGACGACCGACCCCGCGACCGCGGCCGACCGGATCCGCCGGGTCCTGGGGGACGGCCCCGTCCTGGCCCTGACCGGGGCCGGCATCTCCACCGACTCGGGCATCCCCGACTACCGGGGGCCCGGCTCGCCGCCCCGCACCCCCATGACGTACCAGCAGTTCGTCGGCGACCCGGCCTTCCGCCGCCACTACTGGGCGCGCAACCACGTCGGCTGGCGGCACGTGCACCGCACCCGGCCCAACGACGGCCACCGCGCGCTGGCGAGGCTGGAGGCCGCGGGGGTCGTCTCGGCGGTCATCACCCAGAACGTGGACACCCTGCACGAGGCGGCGGGCAGCCGCTCGGTGATCGACCTGCACGGCCGCTACGACCGGGTGGTGTGCCTGGAGTGCGCCGCGGTGATCCCCCGCGACCGGCTGGCCGAGCGGCTGACCGCGCTCAACCCCGGCTTCACCGGCGGGGTGGACGACGTCGAGATCGCCCCCGACGCCGACGCGGCGCTGTCGGCCACCGAGGGCTTCCGGGTGGCCGACTGCGCCGACTGCGGCGGCATGCTCAAGCCCGACATCGTCTACTTCGGCGAGAACGTGCCCCCCGCTCGGGTCCGCCGCGGGTACCGGCTGGTGGAGGAGGCCGCCGCGCTCCTGGTCGTCGGCTCGTCGCTGACCGTCCTGTCGGGGCGGCGGTTCGTCAAGGCGGCCGCCGACCGCCACCTGCCGATCGTCATCGTCAACCGGGGCGCCACCCGCGGCGACGCGCTGGCCGACCTCACCGTCGACGCGGGCTGCTCGGAGGTGCTCACCGCCCTGGCCGACTCCTACACCGGCTGA
- a CDS encoding nuclear transport factor 2 family protein, with protein sequence MGTFREAVEARDPDAVAGLLADDVVFTSPVAFRPHHGRAVTAAILRAVLEVFEDFRYVGEYTSDDGREHVLRFRASVSGREVEGCDLLHYADDGRVDALTVMVRPLSGLQALADAMNARFDRIREEAASAG encoded by the coding sequence ATGGGGACCTTCCGCGAAGCAGTCGAGGCCCGGGACCCCGACGCCGTCGCCGGCCTGCTCGCCGACGACGTCGTCTTCACCAGCCCGGTGGCGTTCAGACCCCACCACGGCAGGGCCGTCACGGCCGCGATCCTGCGCGCGGTGCTGGAGGTGTTCGAGGACTTCCGCTACGTCGGCGAGTACACCTCCGACGACGGCCGCGAGCACGTGCTGCGGTTCCGGGCCTCGGTGTCGGGCAGGGAGGTGGAGGGCTGCGACCTGCTCCACTACGCCGACGACGGCCGGGTCGACGCCCTCACCGTGATGGTCCGCCCGCTGTCGGGCCTCCAGGCCCTGGCCGACGCCATGAACGCCCGGTTCGACCGGATCCGCGAGGAGGCCGCGTCCGCCGGGTGA
- a CDS encoding PadR family transcriptional regulator has product MALRNAVMAALLEGPASGYDLTKVFDSSVGNFWMATPQQIYRELERMEGEGLIEATVVRQERRPDKRVFTLTGHGHAELRAFTERPPRHIAIRDELMVQVQAVDAGDTDAVRTAVTERTAWSSARLGHYLRLRERLLQGRGEEEHLARAERIGPYLTLLRGIALEEENLRWYERVLEILERRAALR; this is encoded by the coding sequence ATGGCACTGCGCAACGCCGTCATGGCCGCCCTACTGGAGGGGCCGGCCTCCGGGTACGACCTGACGAAGGTCTTCGACTCCTCGGTGGGCAACTTTTGGATGGCCACCCCCCAGCAGATCTACCGGGAGCTGGAGCGGATGGAGGGCGAGGGCCTCATCGAGGCGACCGTGGTCCGCCAGGAGCGCAGACCCGACAAGCGCGTCTTCACCCTCACCGGGCACGGGCACGCGGAGCTGCGGGCCTTCACCGAGCGCCCGCCGCGGCACATCGCCATCCGCGACGAGCTCATGGTCCAGGTGCAGGCGGTGGACGCGGGCGACACCGACGCGGTGCGCACCGCCGTGACCGAGCGCACCGCCTGGTCCAGCGCCCGCCTGGGCCACTACCTGCGCCTGCGCGAGCGCCTGCTCCAGGGGCGCGGCGAGGAGGAGCACCTGGCCCGGGCCGAGCGGATCGGCCCCTACCTCACCCTGCTCCGCGGCATCGCCCTGGAGGAGGAGAACCTGCGCTGGTACGAACGGGTGCTGGAGATCCTGGAGCGCCGCGCGGCCCTGCGCTGA
- a CDS encoding potassium channel family protein: MAFVSGRSPSRRRWEHATLAGEVLLIGALYYLVPLEGTGPAWQLGLRWTGLVLGVGLITLLVARAARLQAREDPAALPLRPPVLLAASGIALFALADHGLALTRPDEFSGLETRTDALYFALSTLATIGFGDIHAQGQWARALLIVQMLFNAGVIAAAVRLVAVRLQARGRPGDG, from the coding sequence ATGGCCTTCGTGAGCGGGCGGAGCCCGTCCCGGCGCCGGTGGGAGCACGCGACCCTCGCGGGGGAGGTGCTCCTGATCGGCGCGCTGTACTACCTCGTACCCCTGGAGGGCACCGGCCCGGCCTGGCAGCTGGGGCTGCGCTGGACGGGACTGGTCCTCGGGGTCGGACTGATCACCCTGCTGGTGGCCCGTGCGGCCCGGCTCCAGGCGCGCGAGGACCCGGCCGCGCTGCCCCTGCGCCCGCCGGTGCTGCTCGCCGCCTCCGGGATCGCGCTCTTCGCCCTGGCCGACCACGGGCTGGCGCTGACCCGTCCCGACGAGTTCAGCGGACTGGAGACCCGGACCGACGCCCTCTACTTCGCCCTCTCCACACTGGCCACCATCGGCTTCGGCGACATCCACGCCCAGGGCCAGTGGGCGCGCGCACTGCTCATCGTCCAGATGCTCTTCAACGCCGGGGTCATCGCGGCCGCGGTACGCCTGGTGGCCGTACGCCTCCAGGCCCGCGGGCGCCCGGGGGACGGCTGA
- a CDS encoding UBP-type zinc finger domain-containing protein, with translation MSESEIDTSAPPSGPGCQECLAGEGWWFHLRRCAACGHVGCCDSSPGQHATRHFEETGHPLIQSYEPGEAWFYDFRSREAGDGPELAEPTSHPADQPSPGPEGRVPADWTRRLHR, from the coding sequence ATGAGCGAATCCGAGATCGACACCTCCGCCCCGCCCAGCGGCCCCGGCTGCCAGGAGTGCCTGGCCGGTGAGGGCTGGTGGTTCCACCTGCGCCGCTGCGCGGCCTGCGGGCACGTGGGCTGCTGTGACAGCTCCCCGGGGCAGCACGCCACCCGCCATTTCGAGGAGACCGGGCATCCGCTCATCCAGAGCTACGAGCCGGGCGAGGCGTGGTTCTACGACTTCCGCAGCCGGGAGGCCGGCGACGGCCCGGAGCTGGCGGAGCCCACCTCGCACCCCGCGGACCAGCCGTCCCCGGGGCCGGAGGGCCGGGTGCCCGCCGACTGGACGAGGCGGCTCCACCGCTGA
- a CDS encoding aldo/keto reductase yields MKTLTLPGTDITAPNVVLGLMRIADRTDDEIRTLVRTAREAGIDFVDHADIYGRTLHECERRFAEAMRLTPAERDALTIQTKVGIVPEGPYFDYSYEHIVGSVEGSLRALDTDRIDILLLHRPDALVEPEEVARAFDELEAAGKVRAFGVSNHTPRQIDLLRRYVRQPIVVNQLQLSITHAPIIAQGVASNMLGEPQSATLDGGGVLDHARLHDITVQAWSPFQAGFFNGVFLGSPEYPELNAVIDRLAGKYGVPPVAVATAWITRHPARMQVVLGTTTPERVTGAARGSDLPLTRPEWYELFRAAGHRVP; encoded by the coding sequence GTGAAGACCCTCACCCTGCCCGGGACGGACATCACCGCCCCCAACGTCGTGCTCGGCCTCATGCGCATCGCGGACAGGACCGACGACGAGATCCGCACCCTCGTGCGCACCGCCCGGGAGGCGGGCATCGACTTCGTCGACCACGCCGACATCTACGGCCGCACCCTGCACGAGTGCGAGCGCCGCTTCGCCGAGGCGATGCGCCTCACCCCGGCCGAGCGCGACGCCCTCACCATTCAGACCAAGGTCGGCATCGTCCCGGAGGGGCCGTACTTCGACTACTCGTACGAGCACATCGTCGGGTCCGTGGAGGGCTCGCTGCGGGCCCTGGACACCGACCGCATCGACATCCTGCTGCTGCACCGGCCCGACGCCCTCGTCGAGCCGGAGGAGGTCGCCCGGGCGTTCGACGAACTGGAGGCCGCGGGGAAGGTCCGCGCCTTCGGGGTCTCCAACCACACGCCCCGCCAGATCGACCTGCTGCGCCGGTACGTGCGCCAGCCCATCGTGGTGAACCAGCTCCAGCTGTCGATCACCCACGCCCCGATCATCGCCCAGGGGGTGGCCTCCAACATGCTCGGGGAACCGCAGTCGGCCACCCTGGACGGCGGCGGTGTCCTGGACCACGCCCGGCTGCACGACATCACCGTCCAGGCGTGGTCGCCGTTCCAGGCCGGGTTCTTCAACGGGGTCTTCCTCGGTTCGCCCGAGTACCCGGAGCTGAACGCCGTCATCGACCGGCTCGCCGGGAAGTACGGGGTGCCGCCCGTGGCCGTCGCCACCGCCTGGATCACCCGCCACCCCGCCCGCATGCAGGTCGTGCTGGGCACCACCACCCCCGAGCGGGTGACCGGGGCGGCCCGGGGGTCGGACCTGCCCCTGACCCGCCCGGAGTGGTACGAGCTGTTCCGCGCCGCGGGCCACCGCGTCCCCTGA
- a CDS encoding CPBP family intramembrane glutamic endopeptidase — MNSDDHLHPSPTARPTDAPPAPAQESAPVPPPAPRRRGPRPVPEGVPYHRVLAGEKRGVWRGILAIVLLVVGMLLFSTVLSFLAVAVDMLTGRTDPTSGEFELTPLLNASGLLAMALLTPWSMLVQRWLYGVRGASLHSVLAHFRSGPFTRSLLVIGPIWVVYMTAFSFVTPYEEGVWSTTDLFLSFGIIMLLVPLQAAGEEYGFRGLIFRVAGSWSRGPRAALAIGVTVSSLVFMAAHFAADPWLNLYYFTFGATLALITWRTGGLEVAIVIHAVNNTLAFLISVLTHSDLAAGFDRSVGTGSAIMLVPCVLLVAVTAVVWWRTRRTGPALTPAGPRPGQVPAA; from the coding sequence ATGAACAGCGACGACCACCTCCACCCCTCCCCGACCGCGCGGCCGACCGACGCGCCGCCCGCCCCCGCACAGGAATCCGCCCCCGTCCCGCCGCCCGCCCCGCGTCGCCGCGGACCGCGGCCGGTCCCCGAGGGGGTGCCCTACCACCGTGTCCTGGCCGGGGAGAAGCGCGGCGTCTGGCGCGGCATCCTCGCGATCGTGCTGCTCGTGGTCGGGATGCTGCTGTTCAGCACCGTCCTCTCCTTCCTGGCCGTCGCCGTCGACATGCTGACGGGCAGGACCGACCCGACGTCGGGCGAGTTCGAGCTCACCCCGCTGCTCAACGCCTCGGGCCTGCTGGCGATGGCGCTGCTCACCCCCTGGAGCATGCTCGTCCAGCGGTGGCTGTACGGGGTGAGGGGCGCGTCCCTGCACTCGGTCCTGGCGCACTTCCGGTCCGGGCCGTTCACCCGCTCCCTGCTGGTCATCGGCCCGATCTGGGTCGTCTACATGACCGCCTTCTCGTTCGTCACGCCCTACGAGGAGGGCGTCTGGTCGACCACCGACCTGTTCCTGAGCTTCGGCATCATCATGCTGCTGGTGCCGCTCCAGGCCGCCGGCGAGGAGTACGGCTTCCGCGGGCTGATCTTCCGGGTCGCCGGGAGCTGGAGCCGCGGCCCGCGTGCGGCCCTGGCCATCGGCGTCACCGTCTCCAGCCTGGTGTTCATGGCGGCGCACTTCGCGGCCGACCCGTGGCTCAACCTCTACTACTTCACGTTCGGCGCCACCCTGGCCCTCATCACCTGGCGCACGGGCGGGCTGGAGGTCGCGATCGTCATCCACGCGGTGAACAACACGCTCGCGTTCCTGATCTCCGTCCTCACCCACTCCGACCTCGCCGCCGGGTTCGACCGCTCGGTGGGCACCGGGTCCGCGATCATGCTCGTCCCCTGCGTCCTGCTCGTCGCCGTCACGGCGGTGGTGTGGTGGCGCACCCGGCGGACCGGGCCCGCGCTGACCCCCGCCGGGCCCCGGCCCGGCCAGGTCCCCGCGGCCTGA